A window of the Sabethes cyaneus chromosome 1, idSabCyanKW18_F2, whole genome shotgun sequence genome harbors these coding sequences:
- the LOC128732980 gene encoding tubby-related protein 4 isoform X2, translated as MHLHFEKSTNTKCDCSILSLSWMGKVPDDIPEEEGWKLNRTNYYQEGWLATGNVRGIVGVTFTTSHCKKSVDYPLRTNYNLRGHRSDVILVKWNEPYQKLASCDSSGIIFVWIKYEGRWSVELINDRNTPVTHFSWSHDGRMALICYQDGFVLVGSVAGQRYWSSMLNLDATITCGIWTPDDQQVYFGTTQGQIIVMDVHGAMVSQVQLCSEVGITAMAWSCEKFKMEEGEDTEPGVTNASKRSFVLAVSFQNGYIYLLKSYDDISPCHIHTGMNGALGIVMEWSNSRELLAVAGSEIVPASDLVDAHGTQVYNNMLKFYTESGTLLYSAKVPCNTTPVTALTWGHNDKRIFIATGTQVHIAWVSRRVASLQLFCRLQVQASLSSEAMLPKLPLPGRIKALIGNLFAQTIRCCVPDLKSLREFVSRPPICSTRLHCTMIRHDDDANQSSGTCYTLYLEFLGGLVPLLKGKRTSKIRPEFVIFDPQVDEISSFCMYSSDSTTTSTTKSSSASSHSTTGTNGRSESSESDVDDGCRSPRLSRKRKARTKKRHPSSSDRSPNQNSDSAETNEDLAYLDTLPEHVKLVEVTSNIWGTKFKIHGLAKTLPANLGQVTYKTSLLHLQPRQMTLVVTELRDDFPTGPDPSFNPNIFSEDEEEHNQAQAPSGARKLGEAAPPIAPMSPRPNRFPSRPRRQTPSSLASASNSRPTLPQLGPLARAESYEDDTDGADSGEPSRPVATPPRQGISYSSLVSQCSRPSSASSSQSRVAISPLYCEGSVPTLQSPKNAVAPSDIIFDRPPAGQTTLMSYSSNTDYVNNVVQVKNALMSSDHNRVNNQSHVNPVPLNLNLNLERMEAKASTSRDLTHSTPSSSKQVVSRKQNLKFIDEETPTNANTPTVPEPSTSGVATSSNPSRPESGMKRTPTVVSMTPVVASGIPESITRSCSVGYLDNIEIVPSDAVLSMMRKETPYKRLVLVDKKRQKKYKKNFDDLKKARLRQDCKSKSLDSCDILQDSPNLNRDLINLFRQMPKVNELSENETEYSSSDQIERMRPALAGAATSSSTKRRPSVKFPGVTGAGQPISRTPILNRKEKPKSCAICKAISPTVNSTESVCVKCRKSGNAQCSSSVVDRENNSLEEQQNHIYVDIVSTKPPQVPPKSKRSILEQYISSAYSNNGDLVLKEVPNGPGCSKSLFDRKNNNASNSNNNNNNGSSSNGEGNGTCTTPKSKIRKNFEIVTSFTDSPLFSRRHRSLNRSDSSKLQSENSTPVMGRKADAKESSSDSRKGRKKEESPRRHRRNESCPGPSSENNNGDGPPLQPVEITPVEQKASVSLHAQALTTLENIISRLRDLDEGRLTPPSSPASQRMPRSSPASPAPSKKNKRHQSASPIRHILNSPLLNRRQRKKQQADISSDDENQTQNQTDDSSGGSASNKQYRDLETFQKAQLRQKLKRVKIEPNGVANSSLPPAPVRREFVMHNKAPMWNENSQVYQLDFGGRVTQESAKNFQIEFRGKQVMQFGRIDGNAYTLDFQYPFSALQAFAVALANVTQRLK; from the exons GATGGTTTCGTATTGGTTGGCTCTGTTGCCGGTCAACGGTACTGGTCGTCGATGCTCAATCTGGACGCTACAATCACTTGTGGCATCTGGACACCCGATGACCAGCAGGTCTATTTCGGTACCACTCAGGGTCAGATTATTGTGATGGATGTGCACGGTGCTATGGTGTCTCAGGTGCAGTTGTGCTCGGAGGTTGGCATCACTGCGATGGCATGGTCCTGCGAAAAGTTCAAAATGGAAGAAGGCGAAGACACTGAACCGGGCGTAACGAATGCTT CCAAACGATCTTTTGTGCTAGCGGTGAGTTTTCAGAACGGATACATCTACCTACTGAAGTCGTATGATGATATTTCGCCTTGTCATATTCATACCGGAATGAACGGAGCGTTGGGCATCGTGATGGAATGGAGTAACTCAAGGGAATTACTCGCAGTAGCTGGTAGTGAAATCGTTCCCGCTTCGGACTTGGTCGATGCGCACGGAACGCAAGTCTATAATAATATGTTGAAATTTTACACTGAATCAGGAACTCTGTTGTACTCAGCAAAGGTTCCTTGTAACACG ACACCTGTAACGGCTCTGACTTGGGGTCATAACGACAAACGAATCTTCATTGCTACCGGAACTCAAGTTCATATTGCATGGGTTTCTCGACGGGTTGCCTCACTGCAACTGTTTTGTCGCTTGCAAGTGCAAGCGTCGCTAAGTTCAGAGGCGATGTTACCAAAATTACCACTTCCTGGACGAATAAAGGCGTTAATTGGCAATTTGTTTGCACAAACAATCAGA TGTTGTGTTCCGGATCTGAAGTCGCTGCGAGAGTTCGTGTCTCGGCCTCCAATTTGTTCCACCCGTCTTCACTGCACAATGATTCGACACGACGACGACGCCAACCAGAGTTCCGGCACCTGCTACACGCTCTATCTCGAGTTTCTTGGTGGGCTGGTTCCGTTGCTAAAGGGTAAACGAACATCCAAAATTCGGCCAGAGTTTGTAATTTTTGATCCCCAGGTTGATG AAATATCCAGTTTTTGTATGTATTCGTCCGATTCGACGACCACCAGCACCACCAAGAGTTCATCGGCGTCGAGTCACTCCACTACTGGTACCAATGGACGCTCGGAAAGTTCGGAAAGCGACGTGGATGATGGTTGCC GTTCTCCAAGACTATCCAGAAAACGAAAGGCTCGTACGAAAAAGCGTCATCCAAGCAGTAGCGATCGATCACCGAACCAAAACTCCGACAGTGCGGAAACAAACGAAGACTTGGCATACCTCGACACTCTACCTGAA CATGTTAAACTGGTGGAAGTCACATCCAACATCTGGGGTACGAAGTTTAAAATCCACGGCCTGGCGAAGACTCTGCCGGCAAATCTCGGCCAGGTTACGTACAAAACCTCGTTACTTCATCTGCAGCCTCGTCAAATGACGCTGGTAGTAACGGAACTGCGGGACGACTTTCCGACCGGACCCGATCCGAGCTTCAACCCGAATATTTTCTCCGAAGATGAAGAGGAACACAACCAAGCACAGGCTCCCTCCGGAGCGCGTAAGCTTGGCGAGGCTGCACCTCCGATTGCTCCAATGTCGCCACGACCGAACCGATTTCCGTCGCGTCCTCGACGCCAAACTCCATCTTCTTTGGCTTCCGCTTCAAATTCACGTCCCACATTGCCACAGCTTGGACCACTGGCCCGTGCCGAATCCTACGAAGACGACACGGATGGCGCCGATTCCGGTGAGCCCTCCCGACCGGTGGCTACGCCTCCCCGCCAAGGGATCAGCTATTCTAGCTTAGTTAGCCAATGCAGTAGACCTTCCTCGGCTTCTAGTAGTCAATCTCGCGTTGCCATCTCACCACTATACTGTGAAGGTTCCGTTCCAACTCTCCAGTCGCCGAAAAATGCTGTTGCACCAAGCGACATTATATTCGACCGACCACCGGCCGGTCAGACAACTTTGATGAGCTATTCCAGTAACACCGATTACGTAAATAATGTTGTTCAGGTGAAAAATGCTTTGATGTCTTCGGACCACAATCGAGTGAACAACCAGTCGCATGTTAATCCGGTTCCGCTGAACCTCAATCTCAATCTCGAACGAATGGAAGCCAAAGCTAGTACCAGTAGAGATCTAACACATTCCACTCCAAGCAGCAGCAAACAGGTAGTTTCTAGAAAGCAGAATCTAAAGTTTATTGACGAGGAAACACCAACCAACGCAAACACCCCGACAGTACCGGAACCAAGTACAAGCGGCGTCGCAACCAGTAGTAATCCAAGCAGACCCGAGTCCGGTATGAAGCGAACCCCAACTGTAGTTTCGATGACACCGGTAGTGGCTAGCGGAATCCCGGAATCCATCACGCGCAGCTGTAGTGTAGGCTATCTAGACAATATAGAAATAGTTCCCAGCGATGCCGTATTATCGATGATGCGTAAAGAAACCCCCTACAAGCGGCTGGTTCTGGTGGAtaaaaaacgccaaaaaaagtacaagaaaaattttGACGACCTGAAGAAGGCTCGCCTGCGACAGGACTGCAAGTCTAAAAGTCTAGATTCTTGTGATATCCTGCAGGACTCGCCAAATCTAAACCGTGATCTGATCAATCTTTTCCGACAGATGCCCAAAGTGAACGAACTATCAGAGAACGAGACTGAATACTCATCTTCCGATCAGATCGAGCGAATGCGTCCTGCACTGGCCGGTGCTGCCACGAGCAGCTCCACCAAGCGTCGCCCTTCGGTGAAGTTTCCTGGGGTTACTGGAGCCGGCCAGCCGATATCTAGGACACCCATCTTGAACCGCAAGGAAAAGCCAAAAAGTTGCGCCATCTGCAAGGCGATCTCACCGACGGTCAATTCTACGGAATCGGTGTGCGTCAAGTGTCGCAAAAGCGGCAATGCTCAATGTTCGTCGTCGGTTGTTGATAGGGAAAACAATAGCTTAGAGGAGCAGCAGAATCACATCTATGTGGACATAGTTAGCACGAAACCGCCGCAGGTTCCTCCGAAATCGAAACGATCCATTCTGGAGCAGTACATTAGTTCGGCTTACAGTAACAACGGGGACTTGGTGTTGAAGGAAGTTCCCAATGGACCTGGTTGTAGTAAGAGCTTATTCGATAGGAAAAATAACAATGCTAGTAAtagtaacaacaacaacaacaatggcAGCAGTAGCAACGGTGAGGGTAATGGTACTTGTACTACGCCCAAGTCGAAAATTCGGAAAAACTTCGAAATCGTGACTAGTTTCACGGACAGTCCACTGTTCAGCCGGAGGCATCGTTCGTTGAATCGAAGCGATTCCTCTAAGCTTCAGAGTGAAAACAGTACACCGGTTATGGGCCGAAAAGCGGATGCCAAAGAGAGCAGCAGCGATAGCCGAAAAGGTCGTAAAAAGGAAGAATCTCCACGGCGGCATCGTCGAAACGAGAGCTGTCCCGGACCCAGCAGTGAGAACAATAACGGCGATGGGCCTCCATTGCAGCCAGTCGAAATCACTCCCGTCGAGCAGAAAGCATCGGTTTCGCTGCACGCGCAAGCCCTCACCACTTTGGAAAACATTATCAGCAGGTTGAGGGATTTGGACGAAGGCAGACTGACGCCACCTTCTTCGCCGGCAAGTCAACGAATGCCGCGAAGCTCCCCGGCATCACCAGCACCGAGCAAAAAGAACAAACGACACCAAAGTGCATCGCCGATTCGGCACATCCTAAACTCGCCGTTGTTGAACCGTCGCCAGCGGAAAAAACAGCAAGCCGATatcagttcggacgatgaaaatcaAACCCAAAACCAGACCGACGACAGCAGCGGAGGAAGCGCGAGTAACAAGCAGTACCGGGATCTGGAAACGTTTCAGAAGGCGCAACTTAGGCAAAAG CTGAAACGGGTCAAAATAGAACCGAACGGTGTTGCGAATTCCTCGCTGCCGCCAGCTCCGGTCAGGCGGGAGTTTGTGATGCACAACAAGGCACCGATGTGGAATGAAAACAGTCAGGTTTATCAGCTGGATTTTGGAGGCCGTGTAACGCAGGAGTCTGCCAAAAATTTTCAGATCGAGTTTCGTGGCAAGCAG GTGATGCAGTTCGGTCGTATCGATGGAAATGCATACACACTCGATTTCCAGTATCCATTTTCGGCCCTGCAAGCATTTGCGGTGGCTTTGGCAAATgttacacaacgattgaagTGA
- the LOC128732980 gene encoding tubby-related protein 4 isoform X1: MHLHFEKSTNTKCDCSILSLSWMGKVPDDIPEEEGWKLNRTNYYQEGWLATGNVRGIVGVTFTTSHCKKSVDYPLRTNYNLRGHRSDVRVILVKWNEPYQKLASCDSSGIIFVWIKYEGRWSVELINDRNTPVTHFSWSHDGRMALICYQDGFVLVGSVAGQRYWSSMLNLDATITCGIWTPDDQQVYFGTTQGQIIVMDVHGAMVSQVQLCSEVGITAMAWSCEKFKMEEGEDTEPGVTNASKRSFVLAVSFQNGYIYLLKSYDDISPCHIHTGMNGALGIVMEWSNSRELLAVAGSEIVPASDLVDAHGTQVYNNMLKFYTESGTLLYSAKVPCNTTPVTALTWGHNDKRIFIATGTQVHIAWVSRRVASLQLFCRLQVQASLSSEAMLPKLPLPGRIKALIGNLFAQTIRCCVPDLKSLREFVSRPPICSTRLHCTMIRHDDDANQSSGTCYTLYLEFLGGLVPLLKGKRTSKIRPEFVIFDPQVDEISSFCMYSSDSTTTSTTKSSSASSHSTTGTNGRSESSESDVDDGCRSPRLSRKRKARTKKRHPSSSDRSPNQNSDSAETNEDLAYLDTLPEHVKLVEVTSNIWGTKFKIHGLAKTLPANLGQVTYKTSLLHLQPRQMTLVVTELRDDFPTGPDPSFNPNIFSEDEEEHNQAQAPSGARKLGEAAPPIAPMSPRPNRFPSRPRRQTPSSLASASNSRPTLPQLGPLARAESYEDDTDGADSGEPSRPVATPPRQGISYSSLVSQCSRPSSASSSQSRVAISPLYCEGSVPTLQSPKNAVAPSDIIFDRPPAGQTTLMSYSSNTDYVNNVVQVKNALMSSDHNRVNNQSHVNPVPLNLNLNLERMEAKASTSRDLTHSTPSSSKQVVSRKQNLKFIDEETPTNANTPTVPEPSTSGVATSSNPSRPESGMKRTPTVVSMTPVVASGIPESITRSCSVGYLDNIEIVPSDAVLSMMRKETPYKRLVLVDKKRQKKYKKNFDDLKKARLRQDCKSKSLDSCDILQDSPNLNRDLINLFRQMPKVNELSENETEYSSSDQIERMRPALAGAATSSSTKRRPSVKFPGVTGAGQPISRTPILNRKEKPKSCAICKAISPTVNSTESVCVKCRKSGNAQCSSSVVDRENNSLEEQQNHIYVDIVSTKPPQVPPKSKRSILEQYISSAYSNNGDLVLKEVPNGPGCSKSLFDRKNNNASNSNNNNNNGSSSNGEGNGTCTTPKSKIRKNFEIVTSFTDSPLFSRRHRSLNRSDSSKLQSENSTPVMGRKADAKESSSDSRKGRKKEESPRRHRRNESCPGPSSENNNGDGPPLQPVEITPVEQKASVSLHAQALTTLENIISRLRDLDEGRLTPPSSPASQRMPRSSPASPAPSKKNKRHQSASPIRHILNSPLLNRRQRKKQQADISSDDENQTQNQTDDSSGGSASNKQYRDLETFQKAQLRQKLKRVKIEPNGVANSSLPPAPVRREFVMHNKAPMWNENSQVYQLDFGGRVTQESAKNFQIEFRGKQVMQFGRIDGNAYTLDFQYPFSALQAFAVALANVTQRLK, from the exons GATGGTTTCGTATTGGTTGGCTCTGTTGCCGGTCAACGGTACTGGTCGTCGATGCTCAATCTGGACGCTACAATCACTTGTGGCATCTGGACACCCGATGACCAGCAGGTCTATTTCGGTACCACTCAGGGTCAGATTATTGTGATGGATGTGCACGGTGCTATGGTGTCTCAGGTGCAGTTGTGCTCGGAGGTTGGCATCACTGCGATGGCATGGTCCTGCGAAAAGTTCAAAATGGAAGAAGGCGAAGACACTGAACCGGGCGTAACGAATGCTT CCAAACGATCTTTTGTGCTAGCGGTGAGTTTTCAGAACGGATACATCTACCTACTGAAGTCGTATGATGATATTTCGCCTTGTCATATTCATACCGGAATGAACGGAGCGTTGGGCATCGTGATGGAATGGAGTAACTCAAGGGAATTACTCGCAGTAGCTGGTAGTGAAATCGTTCCCGCTTCGGACTTGGTCGATGCGCACGGAACGCAAGTCTATAATAATATGTTGAAATTTTACACTGAATCAGGAACTCTGTTGTACTCAGCAAAGGTTCCTTGTAACACG ACACCTGTAACGGCTCTGACTTGGGGTCATAACGACAAACGAATCTTCATTGCTACCGGAACTCAAGTTCATATTGCATGGGTTTCTCGACGGGTTGCCTCACTGCAACTGTTTTGTCGCTTGCAAGTGCAAGCGTCGCTAAGTTCAGAGGCGATGTTACCAAAATTACCACTTCCTGGACGAATAAAGGCGTTAATTGGCAATTTGTTTGCACAAACAATCAGA TGTTGTGTTCCGGATCTGAAGTCGCTGCGAGAGTTCGTGTCTCGGCCTCCAATTTGTTCCACCCGTCTTCACTGCACAATGATTCGACACGACGACGACGCCAACCAGAGTTCCGGCACCTGCTACACGCTCTATCTCGAGTTTCTTGGTGGGCTGGTTCCGTTGCTAAAGGGTAAACGAACATCCAAAATTCGGCCAGAGTTTGTAATTTTTGATCCCCAGGTTGATG AAATATCCAGTTTTTGTATGTATTCGTCCGATTCGACGACCACCAGCACCACCAAGAGTTCATCGGCGTCGAGTCACTCCACTACTGGTACCAATGGACGCTCGGAAAGTTCGGAAAGCGACGTGGATGATGGTTGCC GTTCTCCAAGACTATCCAGAAAACGAAAGGCTCGTACGAAAAAGCGTCATCCAAGCAGTAGCGATCGATCACCGAACCAAAACTCCGACAGTGCGGAAACAAACGAAGACTTGGCATACCTCGACACTCTACCTGAA CATGTTAAACTGGTGGAAGTCACATCCAACATCTGGGGTACGAAGTTTAAAATCCACGGCCTGGCGAAGACTCTGCCGGCAAATCTCGGCCAGGTTACGTACAAAACCTCGTTACTTCATCTGCAGCCTCGTCAAATGACGCTGGTAGTAACGGAACTGCGGGACGACTTTCCGACCGGACCCGATCCGAGCTTCAACCCGAATATTTTCTCCGAAGATGAAGAGGAACACAACCAAGCACAGGCTCCCTCCGGAGCGCGTAAGCTTGGCGAGGCTGCACCTCCGATTGCTCCAATGTCGCCACGACCGAACCGATTTCCGTCGCGTCCTCGACGCCAAACTCCATCTTCTTTGGCTTCCGCTTCAAATTCACGTCCCACATTGCCACAGCTTGGACCACTGGCCCGTGCCGAATCCTACGAAGACGACACGGATGGCGCCGATTCCGGTGAGCCCTCCCGACCGGTGGCTACGCCTCCCCGCCAAGGGATCAGCTATTCTAGCTTAGTTAGCCAATGCAGTAGACCTTCCTCGGCTTCTAGTAGTCAATCTCGCGTTGCCATCTCACCACTATACTGTGAAGGTTCCGTTCCAACTCTCCAGTCGCCGAAAAATGCTGTTGCACCAAGCGACATTATATTCGACCGACCACCGGCCGGTCAGACAACTTTGATGAGCTATTCCAGTAACACCGATTACGTAAATAATGTTGTTCAGGTGAAAAATGCTTTGATGTCTTCGGACCACAATCGAGTGAACAACCAGTCGCATGTTAATCCGGTTCCGCTGAACCTCAATCTCAATCTCGAACGAATGGAAGCCAAAGCTAGTACCAGTAGAGATCTAACACATTCCACTCCAAGCAGCAGCAAACAGGTAGTTTCTAGAAAGCAGAATCTAAAGTTTATTGACGAGGAAACACCAACCAACGCAAACACCCCGACAGTACCGGAACCAAGTACAAGCGGCGTCGCAACCAGTAGTAATCCAAGCAGACCCGAGTCCGGTATGAAGCGAACCCCAACTGTAGTTTCGATGACACCGGTAGTGGCTAGCGGAATCCCGGAATCCATCACGCGCAGCTGTAGTGTAGGCTATCTAGACAATATAGAAATAGTTCCCAGCGATGCCGTATTATCGATGATGCGTAAAGAAACCCCCTACAAGCGGCTGGTTCTGGTGGAtaaaaaacgccaaaaaaagtacaagaaaaattttGACGACCTGAAGAAGGCTCGCCTGCGACAGGACTGCAAGTCTAAAAGTCTAGATTCTTGTGATATCCTGCAGGACTCGCCAAATCTAAACCGTGATCTGATCAATCTTTTCCGACAGATGCCCAAAGTGAACGAACTATCAGAGAACGAGACTGAATACTCATCTTCCGATCAGATCGAGCGAATGCGTCCTGCACTGGCCGGTGCTGCCACGAGCAGCTCCACCAAGCGTCGCCCTTCGGTGAAGTTTCCTGGGGTTACTGGAGCCGGCCAGCCGATATCTAGGACACCCATCTTGAACCGCAAGGAAAAGCCAAAAAGTTGCGCCATCTGCAAGGCGATCTCACCGACGGTCAATTCTACGGAATCGGTGTGCGTCAAGTGTCGCAAAAGCGGCAATGCTCAATGTTCGTCGTCGGTTGTTGATAGGGAAAACAATAGCTTAGAGGAGCAGCAGAATCACATCTATGTGGACATAGTTAGCACGAAACCGCCGCAGGTTCCTCCGAAATCGAAACGATCCATTCTGGAGCAGTACATTAGTTCGGCTTACAGTAACAACGGGGACTTGGTGTTGAAGGAAGTTCCCAATGGACCTGGTTGTAGTAAGAGCTTATTCGATAGGAAAAATAACAATGCTAGTAAtagtaacaacaacaacaacaatggcAGCAGTAGCAACGGTGAGGGTAATGGTACTTGTACTACGCCCAAGTCGAAAATTCGGAAAAACTTCGAAATCGTGACTAGTTTCACGGACAGTCCACTGTTCAGCCGGAGGCATCGTTCGTTGAATCGAAGCGATTCCTCTAAGCTTCAGAGTGAAAACAGTACACCGGTTATGGGCCGAAAAGCGGATGCCAAAGAGAGCAGCAGCGATAGCCGAAAAGGTCGTAAAAAGGAAGAATCTCCACGGCGGCATCGTCGAAACGAGAGCTGTCCCGGACCCAGCAGTGAGAACAATAACGGCGATGGGCCTCCATTGCAGCCAGTCGAAATCACTCCCGTCGAGCAGAAAGCATCGGTTTCGCTGCACGCGCAAGCCCTCACCACTTTGGAAAACATTATCAGCAGGTTGAGGGATTTGGACGAAGGCAGACTGACGCCACCTTCTTCGCCGGCAAGTCAACGAATGCCGCGAAGCTCCCCGGCATCACCAGCACCGAGCAAAAAGAACAAACGACACCAAAGTGCATCGCCGATTCGGCACATCCTAAACTCGCCGTTGTTGAACCGTCGCCAGCGGAAAAAACAGCAAGCCGATatcagttcggacgatgaaaatcaAACCCAAAACCAGACCGACGACAGCAGCGGAGGAAGCGCGAGTAACAAGCAGTACCGGGATCTGGAAACGTTTCAGAAGGCGCAACTTAGGCAAAAG CTGAAACGGGTCAAAATAGAACCGAACGGTGTTGCGAATTCCTCGCTGCCGCCAGCTCCGGTCAGGCGGGAGTTTGTGATGCACAACAAGGCACCGATGTGGAATGAAAACAGTCAGGTTTATCAGCTGGATTTTGGAGGCCGTGTAACGCAGGAGTCTGCCAAAAATTTTCAGATCGAGTTTCGTGGCAAGCAG GTGATGCAGTTCGGTCGTATCGATGGAAATGCATACACACTCGATTTCCAGTATCCATTTTCGGCCCTGCAAGCATTTGCGGTGGCTTTGGCAAATgttacacaacgattgaagTGA